The following are encoded together in the Vigna unguiculata cultivar IT97K-499-35 chromosome 2, ASM411807v1, whole genome shotgun sequence genome:
- the LOC114172969 gene encoding protein ODORANT1-like, which translates to MGRQPCCDKLGVKKGPWTAEEDKKLINFILTNGQCCWRAVPKLAGLRRCGKSCRLRWTNYLRPDLKRGLLTQAEEQLVIDLHARLGNRWSKIAARLPGRTDNEIKNHWNTHIKKKLLKMGIDPVTHEPLNKEVTSQDSSSPAEHFSQVDNTNIHQVKENSVALNLEENSTSSPAENSSGEESLLMDSICSDVSLMNSMWLDETPLMDMLWDSTPKLENEKLPMWEDNCPWLLDCQDFGIHDFGFNCSSEIESNALQTLDMDRKGL; encoded by the exons ATGGGGAGACAACCTTGCTGTGACAAACTTGGAGTGAAGAAAGGTCCATGGACTGCTGAGGAAGACAAAAAACTGATAAACTTCATTCTCACCAATGGCCAGTGCTGTTGGCGTGCTGTTCCCAAGCTTGCTGGTCTTCGCCGTTGTGGTAAGAGTTGTCGTCTTCGCTGGACTAATTATCTCAGACCTGACTTGAAGAGAGGCCTCCTCACACAGGCAGAAGAACAACTTGTTATTGATCTCCATGCCCGTCTTGGAAACAG GTGGTCCAAGATTGCTGCCAGGTTACCAGGAAGAACAGACAACGAGATTAAGAATCACTGGAACACACACATCAAGAAAAAGCTCCTTAAGATGGGTATTGATCCTGTTACTCATGAGCCTCTCAACAAAGAAGTCACATCACAGGATAGTTCTTCCCCTGCAGAgcatttttcacaagttgataATACTAATATCCATCAGGTTAAGGAAAACAGTGTGGCTCTCAACTTGGAAGAGAATTCCACCTCATCACCAGCAGAAAATTCTTCTGGGGAAGAATCCCTTTTGATGGATAGCATTTGCAGTGATGTGTCTTTGATGAACAGTATGTGGCTGGATGAAACTCCTCTTATGGACATGTTATGGGACAGTACACCTAAATTGGAGAATGAAAAGTTGCCAATGTGGGAGGATAATTGTCCTTGGTTGTTGGACTGCCAGGACTTTGGTATTCatgattttggttttaattGTTCCAGCGAGATTGAATCAAATGCACTGCAAACTCTAGACATGGACAGAAAAGGGCTTTAG